The genomic window GGGGCGGACCGGCGGGCCGCGTAGGGGGGTGCGCTCGTCGGGGCGGGCGCCGGGGCGCGGTCGAAGCGGGCCACTCCGCTCGTGGCGGTGGCGGGGCCCGGGCCGGCGGGGGGCGGCGGATGGCCGCCCGTCCCGGTGGGAGGTGTCGCGGGGACCTCCCCGGCCTCTGGACGCAGTCGGAACGGCCGGACGTTCCGCTCCTCGGCGGACCGGGCGGCCCCGGGGAGGACCGGATCGGGCCCGGCGGACTGCGGGTCGTAGGCGGCGGGCGGAGCGCTGGCCGGGACGGCGTACGCCGGGGCGCCGCCGGGCGCCTCCCGGGGCGCCGGCGCGACGTTGGCGGGCGCCGCGTACGGCGGGGCGCTGGCCGGGGCGGTGCGCGGGACCGGCGGGGCGCTGGTCGGGGCGCTGCGCGGGACCGGCGGGGCGCTGGTCGGGGCGCTGCGCGGGACCGGCGAGGCGCTGCGCGGGACCGGCGGGGCGCTGGTCGGGGCGGCGTGCGGCGGGGGGCTGAACGGCGTGGCCGCGGGGGCACCGCCGGCCCACGACGGTCGGTCGGTGTTCTCCCGCTCGTACGGCGGGCGGGGCTCGACGTCGGTCCGGGCGACCTCGTACGGCCGGACCGGCTCGGCCGGCGGCGCCTCGTACGCCGGCGCCGGCTCGGCCCGCACCGGCTCGTACGGCGGGGCGGGCTCCGCGCGCACCGGCTCGTACGGCCGGGTCGGCTCGGGCGCCCACTCGACGGCCCGCTCGTCGCGGGCGCGGCGGCCGGTCGGCTCGTCGTCGCGGGGCCACGGCGGCGCCCAGCCGCTGCCCCAGCTCGGCCGGTTCCAGCTCGGACCCGGCCACTCCGGCTCCGCCGGGGGCCCGGCGCGGCGCTCGTCGGCCGGCTCGGCGGCGCGCCACCCCGGCTCCTCGCCGGACGCGGCACGGTGCTCAGGCGGCTCGGCGCGCCACGCCGGCTCCTCGGCGGACGCGGCCCGGTGGTCGGCCGGCTCGGCGCGCCACCCCGGCTCCTCGGCGGACGCGGCGCGGCGCTCGGCCGGTTCGGTGGCGGGCGGCTCCGGGGGGAGCCGGTCGGTCCACCCGCGGGACAGCGACGGGGCCGGTTCGGGAGCGCCGCGCTCGACGATCGGGGCGTGGAAGCCGGGCGGCACCTCGAACCCGGCGGCGGCGGTGCCGACCGGCGGCACCTGCACGGCCGGCGGCGCGGAGGACGGGACGGTCCCTTCCGCCCAGCGCGAGGAGCCGCGGCTGGCCGGCGGGTCGTCCGAGGCGTGCCGGGCCGGGCCGGGCTCGGCGTCGGCGGACGGCTGCTCCACCGCGGGGGCCGGCCGCTGGGCCGGTACGACCAGCCGGTCGGCGTCGAGATCCCGCCGCGGCTCGCCTGCGGGCGGGGCACTCACCGGCGCCTGGCGGGTCACGGGCGGCTCCTCCTCGGCGTGGCGTACGCCGTTGACGTGGGGACGGCCGTTGACCCGGGCCGGCGGCTCCTCGGCGGGCAGGCCGGCCAGCGGGGCCGGCAGGTCGCCGTGACGGGTGGACGAGGCGGCCCAGCCGGCGGTGGGCTCGGGGCGCCGCCAGACGGGCCCCGGCTCGCGGCCGGCCTCCCCGCCGCGGGACCAGCCGGCTGCCCGGGGCGCCCACCCGCTGACGGAACGGGCCAGGTCGTCCCGCTGACCCGTCCCGTCGCCGTGCTCTCCCGGGGTGGCGGCTCCGGGTTGCCCTGATTCAGTCACCGCGCGCTCCTTGGTCGCCCCCGGTGAGGCTACCGTGTGGTGACAGTGGCGATAAGTTACAGCGGCGGGCCAATTCCGGGCCGGGTCACGAACCCGGACCGGTTCGGGTGATAAATGCCGGCTCGTACGAAGAAACTCGGAGGCTCCCATGACCGCTGTGGGGAACGGTGCACAGACCGCCGGCCGGCCCACCCGCCTGCCGCGTTCGGCGCGGCGCAAGCAGCTGCTCGCGGCCGCCCAGGAGGTGTTCGTCGCCCAGGGGTACCACGCTGCGGCGATGGACGACATCGCCGAGCGGGCGGGGGTCTCCAAGCCGGTGCTCTACCAGCACTTCCCGGGCAAGATGGAGCTCTACCTGGCGCTGCTGGACACGCACTGCGACGCGATCGTCGCCCGGGTGCAGGACGCCATGCGCGGCAACAACAGCAACAAGGAGCGGGTCAGCGCGTCGGTGCGCGCGTACTTCGACTTCGTCGACCACGAGAGCGAGGCGTTCCGCCTGGTCTTCGAGTCGGACCTGCGCAACGACCCGGCCGTCCGGCAGCGGGTGGAGCGGGTCGAGCAGGGCTGCATCGCGGCGATCACCGACACCATCATCTCGGACACCGGCGTCAGCCGAGCGCACGCCGAGCTGCTCGCCTCCGGCCTGGTCGGGGCGGCGGAGACGGCGGCGCAGTTCTGGCTGGCCGGCGGCCGGCAGGTGCCGAAGGCCGAGGCGGAGGCGCTGGTCGCCGCGCTCTCCTGGCGGGGCATCGCCAGCTTCCCGCTGCAAGGTGAGTCAGCCTGAACATCGGGCCGCCAGATCGGATAGCCTTCCCAAGGCGGCTTTTTCGCCCCAGTTGAGGAGGCACAGTGGAGGTCAAGATCGGCGTGCAG from Micromonospora kangleipakensis includes these protein-coding regions:
- a CDS encoding TetR/AcrR family transcriptional regulator, giving the protein MTAVGNGAQTAGRPTRLPRSARRKQLLAAAQEVFVAQGYHAAAMDDIAERAGVSKPVLYQHFPGKMELYLALLDTHCDAIVARVQDAMRGNNSNKERVSASVRAYFDFVDHESEAFRLVFESDLRNDPAVRQRVERVEQGCIAAITDTIISDTGVSRAHAELLASGLVGAAETAAQFWLAGGRQVPKAEAEALVAALSWRGIASFPLQGESA